Proteins encoded in a region of the Gammaproteobacteria bacterium genome:
- a CDS encoding membrane hypothetical protein (Evidence 5 : Unknown function): MKSLFIYESIKSQDPPLCVDLDGTLINTDLLIESLFALLRQAPLTIFLIPFWLLQGRAYLKEQLVCRVQIDASVLPYHSEFLAYLRQHHATGRRLVLATASHWRFAEQVACHLGIFESVLATQNGQNLSRARKGECLAGTYGERGFDYAGNSRADLAVWSRARAAILVNPVPGVENKARTRAPIAAIFDDRQGVWKIYLRTLRPRRWIKNLLIFLPLFLSQRYTDPVAWIQAGWAFFSFCSCASSVYLLCDLLNLAIDRHLPHKRDYSFVAGTMSIIHGAILVPSLLMVTILMAVPLPLEFLTLLIVYYFFSLIYYVYSRSALLLDGTIKSGLYTTRLLAGWIALEIPISLTLLASAFVVFFGIILGIELFHRRINYPALKDEATEKKSDID, encoded by the coding sequence GTGAAGTCTCTGTTTATTTATGAAAGCATTAAATCTCAGGATCCACCATTGTGCGTGGATCTGGATGGTACGTTAATCAATACCGATTTACTAATAGAGTCGCTTTTCGCACTACTGCGTCAAGCGCCATTGACGATTTTTTTAATACCTTTTTGGTTGCTGCAAGGGCGGGCATATCTCAAGGAACAGCTCGTTTGCCGGGTTCAGATCGACGCCAGCGTTCTTCCGTATCACAGTGAGTTTCTTGCTTACCTGCGCCAGCACCACGCAACTGGACGCCGCCTGGTGCTGGCTACTGCTTCGCATTGGCGCTTCGCTGAACAAGTAGCGTGTCATCTAGGGATTTTTGAATCAGTGTTAGCTACTCAAAATGGCCAAAATTTATCACGCGCACGCAAGGGAGAATGCTTGGCCGGCACTTATGGAGAACGTGGTTTCGACTATGCGGGCAATAGCCGCGCTGATCTAGCGGTATGGTCACGCGCGCGCGCGGCAATTTTAGTCAATCCGGTGCCGGGTGTGGAAAATAAGGCCCGCACCCGGGCACCGATAGCGGCGATCTTCGACGACCGCCAGGGGGTATGGAAAATCTACCTCAGGACGTTACGCCCCCGCCGCTGGATCAAAAATTTACTGATTTTTTTACCTTTATTTCTCAGCCAACGCTACACTGATCCTGTAGCGTGGATTCAAGCTGGGTGGGCTTTCTTCTCTTTTTGTTCCTGCGCCTCAAGCGTCTACCTGTTGTGCGATTTGCTAAACTTGGCCATTGATCGCCATCTCCCACATAAACGCGACTATTCCTTTGTCGCCGGGACAATGTCCATCATTCATGGTGCGATTCTGGTACCATCCCTACTCATGGTTACCATATTGATGGCGGTTCCGCTCCCGCTGGAATTTCTAACGCTATTAATTGTTTACTATTTTTTTAGTCTTATTTATTACGTTTATTCCAGATCAGCGTTACTTCTGGATGGAACGATAAAATCAGGATTGTATACAACGCGGCTGCTTGCTGGATGGATTGCGCTGGAAATACCAATCTCTCTAACATTGTTGGCGTCAGCATTTGTTGTATTTTTTGGAATTATCCTGGGGATAGAATTATTTCATCGTAGGATCAATTACCCTGCCCTAAAGGACGAGGCTACTGAAAAAAAATCTGATATTGACTAA
- a CDS encoding HDOD domain-containing protein, which produces MAHDPYQLVQKAHSIPSLPEIFYQLVAIIDDPNVSLSDISNVISEDTSLSARLLRIANSAMFNFPSRINTISQAITIIGTQQIRELVLATSVISIFKGISSDLVDMQSFWRHSIACGIAARAIATLRRAGNIEQFYVLGLLHDIGLLLSVTLIPDKAKIALTRCQQGGELLYRVEREVLGFNHGGLGAALLKAWRLPDAVQEPVGCHHSPTIASAYPEAAAIVHLAEIIVQGLSLGNSGEQWVSPLDQKAWRILALAEGSIATIVDILDQQYMEAVRLFLTDV; this is translated from the coding sequence ATGGCGCATGATCCATATCAACTGGTGCAAAAAGCGCACTCTATACCATCCTTGCCGGAGATTTTTTATCAGCTAGTGGCGATTATTGATGATCCCAATGTTAGCCTCTCTGATATCTCCAATGTTATTTCCGAAGATACTTCTCTGTCCGCGCGTTTGCTCCGAATTGCAAATAGCGCGATGTTCAATTTTCCAAGCCGGATAAATACCATCTCTCAGGCAATTACCATCATTGGCACCCAGCAGATTCGTGAACTCGTGCTTGCCACCAGCGTGATCAGTATTTTTAAGGGGATATCCAGTGATTTGGTAGATATGCAATCATTCTGGCGGCATTCGATTGCTTGTGGCATTGCCGCTCGGGCGATTGCCACCTTACGGCGAGCTGGAAATATTGAACAATTTTATGTATTGGGCTTACTTCATGATATCGGGTTATTGTTAAGCGTAACCCTCATCCCGGATAAAGCAAAAATTGCGTTAACTCGCTGTCAACAGGGAGGTGAATTGTTGTACCGCGTCGAACGCGAAGTCCTGGGTTTCAATCATGGCGGATTGGGCGCGGCCTTACTCAAAGCTTGGCGTCTGCCAGACGCAGTTCAAGAACCAGTAGGCTGTCACCACTCGCCAACCATTGCTAGTGCCTACCCAGAAGCTGCGGCTATTGTCCATCTTGCAGAAATTATTGTTCAAGGACTTTCCCTTGGGAATAGCGGTGAGCAATGGGTTTCTCCCCTCGATCAAAAAGCCTGGCGTATCCTGGCCCTGGCGGAAGGCAGTATTGCCACTATCGTCGATATTCTCGATCAGCAATACATGGAAGCGGTGCGGCTGTTCCTGACTGATGTTTGA
- a CDS encoding iron complex transport system permease protein — MTDTTRHYRQRRRYFIILLILLALMALMALFVALWVGSVPIAPGVAWALLTGSGGDGLDAEIVLRLRLPRALTAFATGGLLALSGALLQVLLRNPLAEPYLLGVSGGAAVGALSVLMAGLGGGWLRGAACYGALVSTVLVLGLSRGGPGAWHTTRVLLTGVVVAAGWGAVVSLLLAISPEAGLRGMLFWLMGDLGQSQAPEIALATLALGLVIALALAPYLNIIARGELTAAALGVAVDEIRLAVYLLSSVLTAVAVTEGGSIGFVGLIVPHIIRVIVGVDHRLLLPATVLLGGVLLLITDTVARTIAAPRELPVGVVTALIGVPVFLVLLHVNSYSSTNVRKNNHVRANHCTRHGSCLPTFRDS; from the coding sequence ATGACTGACACGACACGCCATTATCGGCAACGACGGCGATATTTCATCATTCTTTTAATCCTGTTGGCTTTGATGGCGTTAATGGCGCTATTCGTGGCGTTGTGGGTGGGAAGCGTGCCTATAGCGCCGGGCGTAGCGTGGGCATTGCTAACAGGTAGCGGTGGAGACGGGCTGGACGCAGAAATAGTGTTACGTTTGCGCCTGCCGCGGGCACTCACTGCTTTCGCCACAGGAGGATTGCTCGCCCTTTCAGGAGCCTTGCTGCAAGTGTTGTTGCGTAACCCATTGGCGGAACCTTACCTGCTCGGTGTTTCTGGAGGGGCGGCGGTGGGAGCGCTGTCGGTGCTGATGGCGGGATTGGGAGGGGGATGGTTGCGGGGAGCTGCCTGCTACGGTGCGCTGGTTTCGACCGTACTGGTTCTTGGCTTGAGTCGCGGTGGACCTGGAGCGTGGCATACCACCCGAGTCTTGTTGACCGGAGTGGTCGTGGCGGCGGGCTGGGGCGCGGTGGTCAGTCTCCTGTTAGCGATTAGCCCCGAGGCCGGCCTGCGCGGGATGCTGTTCTGGCTCATGGGTGATCTCGGACAAAGCCAGGCACCCGAAATTGCCCTCGCTACCCTTGCCCTGGGTCTGGTAATAGCCCTGGCTTTGGCTCCCTACCTCAACATCATTGCCCGTGGTGAACTAACTGCGGCAGCCCTCGGGGTCGCAGTAGACGAGATCCGTCTCGCTGTTTATTTACTCTCCAGCGTCCTGACCGCAGTGGCGGTGACCGAAGGCGGTAGTATCGGTTTCGTGGGTTTAATCGTGCCGCATATCATCCGTGTTATCGTCGGGGTCGATCATCGATTACTTCTGCCCGCCACCGTTTTGCTGGGAGGCGTGTTATTGTTGATCACAGACACTGTGGCACGAACGATTGCTGCGCCGCGAGAACTCCCCGTAGGCGTGGTGACTGCCCTCATCGGGGTGCCGGTCTTCCTTGTGCTGCTGCACGTAAACAGTTATTCATCCACCAACGTCCGAAAAAATAATCATGTCCGCGCCAACCATTGCACTCGCCATGGATCTTGTCTCCCGACCTTCCGTGACTCCTGA
- the cbbYC gene encoding Protein CbbY, chromosomal, with product MVLNYHVVSVKAMANKKQAFDETRTQKPRRKRKTGTERRGTFGINFMKLTTLIFDVDGTLADTERDGHRVAYNQAFVAAGLDWEWSPGLYGELLQVTGGKERMRFYVERYRHDFQNRPDLDRFIADLYVTKTCFFADLVNARGIPLRPGVSRLLHEARASGLRLAIATTTSPHNVNALLESNLGAASRDWFACIGAGDIVSNKKPSPDIYLYVIERLGIGPGECIGFEDSAIGVRAARAAGLPVLVTTNDYTQNQDFTGAQLVVDHLGEPDRPFTVLAGNARGANLVDVALLRAITQNL from the coding sequence ATGGTGTTAAATTATCATGTAGTGTCAGTGAAAGCGATGGCGAACAAAAAGCAGGCGTTCGATGAAACGCGAACCCAGAAGCCACGCCGGAAACGCAAGACGGGCACCGAACGGCGCGGAACTTTTGGAATAAATTTTATGAAACTTACTACGCTCATTTTCGATGTTGATGGCACGCTCGCAGACACAGAACGCGACGGTCACCGCGTGGCTTACAACCAGGCATTCGTCGCGGCTGGACTGGATTGGGAGTGGTCGCCAGGTCTTTACGGAGAGCTGCTTCAGGTGACTGGTGGCAAGGAACGAATGCGTTTTTATGTGGAGCGCTATCGTCATGACTTTCAGAATCGTCCGGATCTTGATCGATTCATCGCCGATCTTTATGTCACTAAGACGTGCTTCTTCGCCGATTTGGTGAATGCTCGTGGCATTCCACTACGTCCCGGAGTTTCGCGTTTGCTACATGAAGCACGCGCCTCTGGCCTGCGTTTGGCCATCGCCACCACGACTTCTCCTCATAATGTCAACGCACTGTTGGAATCGAATTTAGGAGCCGCGAGTCGTGATTGGTTTGCGTGCATCGGTGCCGGAGATATCGTTTCAAATAAAAAGCCATCTCCAGACATATATTTATATGTCATAGAGCGGCTTGGTATCGGTCCCGGTGAATGTATTGGCTTCGAGGATTCCGCTATCGGCGTGCGCGCGGCCCGTGCCGCCGGACTTCCCGTGTTGGTAACTACCAACGATTACACTCAAAATCAGGATTTTACCGGCGCGCAATTGGTGGTAGATCATTTAGGTGAACCCGACCGACCTTTTACCGTGTTGGCAGGTAATGCCAGAGGTGCAAATTTGGTGGATGTAGCTTTGCTCCGCGCAATTACCCAGAATCTATAA
- the dapE gene encoding succinyl-diaminopimelate desuccinylase, protein MSAPTIALAMDLVSRPSVTPEDAGCQELISTRLQSCGFIIERLTFGPVTNLWARRGNEPPLVVLAGHTDVVPPGPLEHWSTPPFTPTLRDGFLWGRGAADMKGGLAAMVTAVESFLGDHPHHRGSIGFLITSDEEGVAINGTQRVVAYLQQQGVTIDACLLGEPTSEKRIGDCVKNGRRGSLNGTLTLRGKQGHVAYPDLVVNPIHRFAPALAELSTTTWDNGNEYFPPTSFQISNLHAGTGAVNIVPGELNALFNFRFSTAVTVAELKKCFTDILERHGLDYHLAWSLSGEPFLTRQGTLLEDVQEAILKITGHRTRFSTAGGTSDGRFIAPTGAQVIELGLLNTTIHQVNERVALADLDILQRIYQSLLERLLLSTTNGS, encoded by the coding sequence ATGTCCGCGCCAACCATTGCACTCGCCATGGATCTTGTCTCCCGACCTTCCGTGACTCCTGAAGATGCTGGTTGTCAGGAATTAATCAGCACGCGCTTGCAGTCTTGTGGTTTTATCATTGAACGCCTTACCTTCGGGCCAGTGACTAATCTTTGGGCAAGACGTGGCAATGAGCCGCCGCTCGTAGTTCTGGCCGGTCATACCGACGTAGTACCGCCTGGACCACTTGAGCATTGGTCCACGCCTCCCTTTACGCCGACCCTGCGTGATGGCTTCCTTTGGGGGCGTGGCGCGGCAGACATGAAAGGCGGCCTAGCAGCGATGGTCACGGCGGTTGAGTCCTTTCTCGGCGACCATCCCCATCATCGTGGTTCAATCGGGTTTCTGATTACCTCCGACGAAGAGGGCGTTGCCATCAATGGCACCCAACGAGTAGTTGCATATTTACAACAGCAAGGCGTGACCATTGATGCCTGCCTTCTGGGCGAACCCACCAGCGAAAAACGTATCGGCGATTGCGTTAAAAATGGCCGGCGTGGTTCTCTCAATGGAACGCTCACTCTTCGAGGAAAACAGGGGCATGTAGCCTATCCTGATTTAGTCGTGAACCCCATCCACCGTTTTGCCCCAGCCTTAGCCGAGCTTTCCACAACTACTTGGGACAATGGTAACGAATATTTTCCGCCCACCAGTTTTCAGATTTCTAACTTGCACGCGGGCACCGGTGCGGTGAATATTGTCCCTGGCGAATTAAATGCTCTGTTCAATTTCCGTTTTTCGACGGCAGTAACGGTCGCGGAATTAAAAAAATGTTTTACCGATATTCTGGAGCGTCATGGTCTTGATTATCACCTCGCCTGGAGCCTTTCCGGGGAACCTTTTCTGACCCGCCAGGGCACGCTATTGGAGGATGTTCAGGAGGCCATTCTGAAAATCACCGGACATCGCACCCGATTTTCCACTGCAGGCGGAACTTCCGATGGGCGCTTTATCGCTCCCACTGGTGCCCAGGTAATTGAATTAGGATTACTGAACACCACCATTCATCAAGTGAATGAACGAGTAGCACTCGCAGATTTGGATATTTTGCAACGAATTTACCAAAGCCTGCTGGAGCGGTTGTTGTTGAGTACCACCAACGGAAGCTGA
- a CDS encoding DNA polymerase III subunit chi yields the protein MPRVDFYILPDALLNGRLLFACRLTEKAHSLGHPVYLHTASSRVAEHLNHLLWTYREDSFLPHCLMEERLLPVPPILIDDERGPEARGTPLEETLTRMHTLLCPITDMPPWEGPAAPGVVLINLATTVPVFFEQFTRIAEIVDQDQQNLTTGRARFIFYRDRGIHPENHKLPATPR from the coding sequence ATGCCGCGTGTAGATTTTTATATTTTACCCGACGCTCTTCTCAATGGACGGCTGTTATTCGCTTGTCGTCTGACCGAAAAAGCGCATTCCCTGGGTCATCCTGTTTACCTTCATACCGCATCATCGCGTGTAGCAGAACATTTAAATCATTTATTATGGACTTACCGCGAGGATAGCTTTTTACCTCACTGCTTGATGGAGGAACGTTTACTTCCGGTTCCCCCTATCCTGATTGACGACGAGCGTGGTCCTGAAGCCAGGGGAACGCCGCTGGAAGAGACCCTGACGCGAATGCATACATTGCTCTGCCCCATTACGGACATGCCGCCATGGGAAGGACCAGCCGCACCGGGGGTGGTATTGATTAACCTCGCCACTACCGTACCTGTGTTTTTTGAACAGTTTACGCGCATAGCGGAAATCGTGGATCAGGACCAACAAAATCTCACAACAGGACGAGCGCGTTTTATTTTTTATCGAGATCGTGGCATTCATCCTGAAAATCATAAGTTACCCGCAACACCACGATAG
- a CDS encoding conserved hypothetical protein (Evidence 4 : Unknown function but conserved in other organisms) codes for MATIKMEQANAGMIVAVDVKDRSGRVLVRSGAEITDKHIKMLKTWGIRFIEIVTEDHEVEHKLVINIDPARLAEATDIAKSLFQHTEHEHPAIKELIALSIQRIAQKLGTNTHGA; via the coding sequence ATGGCAACTATTAAAATGGAACAGGCGAATGCCGGTATGATCGTTGCGGTTGATGTCAAGGACCGTAGTGGCCGGGTTCTTGTTCGCAGTGGTGCAGAAATTACCGATAAGCATATTAAAATGCTGAAAACCTGGGGAATCAGGTTTATTGAAATTGTCACTGAAGACCATGAAGTTGAGCATAAATTGGTTATCAATATTGATCCTGCGCGGTTGGCCGAGGCGACAGATATTGCAAAATCATTATTTCAACATACTGAACATGAACATCCTGCAATTAAGGAGCTGATCGCTTTATCCATACAGCGTATTGCCCAAAAACTTGGGACGAATACTCATGGCGCATGA
- a CDS encoding 3-deoxy-manno-octulosonate cytidylyltransferase (CMP-KDO synthetase) yields MSVIIVIPARFGSSRLPGKPLLDILGKPMIQHVVERASAVRSVCKVVVATDDERVAEKVRSFGGEVMMTNPDHASGTDRLVEVMAAIPGDLYVNLQGDEPMARSGDIDKLINGMMADESVQVGTLYHACAIEEARNPNVVKVVLAANGDALYFSRALIPFPRDNDTPGIYFKHVGVYAYRHHVLEQYGRLNPPLLEKMEKLEQLRLLHAGLKIRGFAVEPTGPGVDTPECLERVRALMAGNPDPHQFSFRDVKLVITDVDGVLTDGGIFYDATGECLKRFHARDGLGMEILREQGIQVAMVSGRDSLALRKRAADLEIALFRFDVKDKAAVCREVMKEAGVTPQQTVCIGDDIIDLPAFAVCGFSFAVADAPIYVRQAANRTLTLRGGEGAVREVADILLAARGHSDFLAQ; encoded by the coding sequence ATGTCCGTAATCATCGTAATTCCCGCGCGTTTTGGATCTTCTCGCCTTCCCGGTAAGCCATTGCTAGATATTCTAGGCAAGCCAATGATTCAGCATGTCGTTGAACGTGCATCTGCGGTGCGTAGCGTTTGCAAGGTGGTGGTAGCGACCGACGATGAGCGCGTGGCGGAAAAAGTTCGATCTTTTGGTGGTGAGGTAATGATGACCAATCCCGATCATGCTTCCGGTACGGATCGATTGGTCGAGGTAATGGCAGCCATTCCCGGCGATCTGTATGTCAATCTCCAGGGTGATGAGCCAATGGCGCGTTCCGGGGATATTGACAAATTAATTAATGGAATGATGGCCGATGAATCCGTGCAAGTTGGGACGCTTTATCATGCGTGCGCTATTGAGGAAGCGCGTAATCCAAACGTTGTCAAGGTCGTTCTTGCCGCCAATGGTGATGCCCTTTATTTTAGCCGAGCACTCATCCCTTTTCCCCGCGATAATGACACTCCAGGTATTTATTTTAAGCATGTGGGCGTATATGCCTACCGCCATCATGTATTGGAACAATACGGTCGATTGAATCCACCGCTGTTGGAAAAAATGGAAAAGCTGGAACAATTACGCTTACTGCACGCAGGTTTGAAAATTCGTGGCTTTGCGGTGGAACCCACCGGACCGGGTGTTGATACGCCGGAATGTCTGGAACGAGTACGGGCGTTGATGGCAGGAAATCCTGATCCGCATCAATTCAGCTTCCGCGATGTGAAATTGGTAATTACTGACGTGGACGGCGTATTGACCGATGGTGGAATATTTTACGATGCTACTGGTGAATGTCTAAAACGCTTTCATGCACGAGATGGTCTCGGTATGGAAATTTTGCGGGAGCAGGGGATTCAGGTGGCCATGGTATCGGGGCGTGATTCACTTGCGTTACGCAAACGCGCTGCTGATTTAGAAATTGCGCTATTTCGTTTTGATGTCAAGGATAAGGCCGCTGTTTGCCGCGAAGTAATGAAGGAAGCAGGAGTAACGCCACAACAAACCGTGTGTATTGGTGATGATATTATTGATCTACCAGCATTCGCAGTTTGTGGATTTTCATTCGCGGTGGCGGATGCGCCAATTTACGTGCGCCAGGCTGCGAATCGTACCTTGACTTTGCGTGGTGGAGAGGGAGCTGTCCGCGAAGTAGCTGATATACTCCTGGCTGCGCGCGGACATTCCGATTTTTTAGCCCAGTAG
- the kdsA gene encoding 2-dehydro-3-deoxyphosphooctonate aldolase: MPKMVDFLKLRDQLFLIIGPCVIESLNFALETAEELKSILTVAGLPFIYKSSFDKANRSSSGSFRGLGMDNGLAILAAIREKLDIPVLTDVHESWQAQPVAQVVDMLQTPAFLCRQTDFIAAIAATGKPVNFKKGQFLAPWDMQNVIHKAQLAARSVGMPDNHFTVCERGSSFGFGNLVVDMRGLRIMAETTGCPVVFDATHSVQLPGAHGTSSGGQREFVPDLARAAVATGAVNGIFIEAHPCPKKAPCDGPNMVAFKNLPKLLAELKSIYNLVKES; the protein is encoded by the coding sequence ATGCCTAAAATGGTTGATTTTTTGAAATTGCGAGACCAGCTTTTTCTGATTATTGGTCCCTGCGTTATTGAAAGTCTAAATTTCGCATTGGAAACTGCCGAGGAATTAAAATCAATCCTCACTGTGGCGGGGCTACCATTTATTTATAAATCGTCGTTTGATAAGGCTAATCGCAGTTCTTCTGGGAGCTTTCGAGGCTTGGGAATGGATAACGGTCTTGCGATTCTTGCCGCAATTCGAGAAAAACTGGATATTCCCGTTTTAACTGATGTCCATGAATCTTGGCAGGCGCAACCAGTAGCCCAGGTGGTCGATATGCTGCAAACTCCGGCGTTTCTATGTCGTCAAACGGATTTTATCGCCGCGATTGCCGCCACTGGTAAACCCGTCAATTTTAAGAAAGGTCAATTTCTGGCACCATGGGATATGCAGAACGTCATTCATAAGGCGCAATTAGCAGCGCGGTCAGTGGGAATGCCGGATAATCATTTTACCGTTTGCGAGCGTGGCTCCTCATTTGGTTTTGGCAACTTGGTGGTGGATATGCGTGGATTACGGATAATGGCCGAGACTACCGGCTGTCCGGTTGTTTTTGACGCAACCCATTCCGTGCAATTGCCAGGCGCGCACGGCACCAGCAGCGGCGGTCAAAGAGAATTCGTTCCAGATTTAGCCCGTGCTGCGGTGGCTACTGGCGCGGTAAATGGAATTTTCATAGAGGCGCATCCCTGCCCGAAAAAAGCTCCCTGCGATGGCCCCAATATGGTAGCGTTCAAAAATTTACCAAAATTATTGGCCGAGTTGAAATCTATCTATAATCTGGTTAAGGAATCTTGA
- the rph gene encoding truncated RNase PH, translating into MRFSGRSPDELRPVRFTRHYTRHAEGSVLVEFGDTCVLCTASVEDRVPVFLKGKAQGWVTAEYGMLPRATTTRCAREATVGRQTGRTQEIQRLIGRSLRAVTNLAMLGERTITVDCDVLQADGGTRTAAITGGYIALVDAIDILRQRGLLSNDPLRGSVAAVSVGIVGGIPVLDLDYVEDSGAETDMNVVMNDDGAFIEIQGTAEGYAFRRSELDSLLTLAESGITRLLATQRMALKRDPENQSEIFQTN; encoded by the coding sequence ATGCGTTTCAGTGGTCGATCTCCCGATGAATTACGTCCTGTCCGTTTTACTCGCCACTACACCCGGCACGCTGAGGGTTCAGTATTAGTGGAATTCGGTGATACTTGTGTGTTGTGTACTGCCTCAGTCGAAGATCGCGTCCCTGTTTTTCTTAAAGGCAAGGCCCAGGGTTGGGTGACTGCGGAGTATGGCATGTTGCCGCGCGCCACCACGACTCGCTGCGCCCGCGAGGCCACCGTCGGTCGTCAAACTGGACGTACCCAAGAAATTCAACGTCTTATCGGAAGATCCCTGCGCGCAGTAACTAACCTGGCGATGCTAGGCGAACGTACCATCACTGTGGATTGCGATGTTTTGCAAGCAGATGGGGGAACCCGTACCGCCGCGATTACGGGTGGTTATATCGCTTTAGTGGATGCTATCGATATTTTGCGGCAACGCGGTTTGCTATCGAATGATCCCCTGCGTGGATCGGTGGCGGCGGTTTCTGTGGGGATTGTCGGTGGTATTCCTGTGCTCGACTTGGATTATGTCGAAGATTCTGGAGCGGAAACGGATATGAACGTGGTGATGAATGATGATGGGGCTTTCATCGAAATTCAGGGGACCGCTGAGGGATATGCCTTCCGCCGTTCCGAGCTGGATTCATTATTGACCCTTGCTGAAAGCGGCATTACTCGGCTGCTCGCCACCCAACGCATGGCACTGAAGCGAGATCCGGAAAACCAATCCGAAATATTTCAAACAAATTGA
- a CDS encoding DUF4381 domain-containing protein — translation MFEQLRDIHLPTPISWWPPAPGWWFLAGLLLVLIGLATWLLRLRRGERWRRAAFHELTQLRCLHQAGTLNAHDTVRRLSILVRRVALTRFPRVEVASLHGEEWLAFLDRGFNDAADQPFQQGVGRALATVPYMATTRIEAEELLKLTERWFKALGNRQ, via the coding sequence ATGTTTGAACAATTACGCGATATCCATTTACCGACCCCGATCTCCTGGTGGCCACCTGCTCCTGGTTGGTGGTTTCTGGCAGGATTATTATTGGTGCTAATTGGATTGGCCACATGGTTGCTGCGCCTACGTCGGGGCGAACGGTGGCGCCGCGCAGCCTTTCACGAGTTAACCCAATTACGCTGCTTGCATCAGGCGGGGACGCTCAATGCTCATGATACGGTACGCCGTCTTTCCATATTGGTGCGCCGGGTTGCGCTTACCCGATTTCCGCGCGTCGAAGTGGCCTCGCTGCATGGCGAGGAATGGCTCGCCTTTCTCGACCGTGGCTTTAATGACGCAGCCGATCAGCCCTTTCAACAGGGAGTCGGTCGCGCTTTGGCTACTGTCCCGTACATGGCGACCACGCGGATTGAAGCCGAAGAACTGCTGAAATTAACCGAACGTTGGTTTAAGGCGCTTGGCAACCGTCAATAA
- the rdgB gene encoding dITP/XTP pyrophosphatase has product MQHPHEIVLASGNPGKIREVSQILARPGITIWPQSQFKIQEVEETGISFIENALIKARHAAAHSGLPAIADDSGLAVDALEGAPGVWSARYAGPGASDAANLEKLLRDMEQVPPEERTAQFICVLVYMRHPRDPTPIVCEGIWEGHLTYAPVGNNGFGYDPIFFVPGHGCTSAQLAPEVKNQLSHRGQALRLFIAALQARRSASWIASDRVDVSHCEV; this is encoded by the coding sequence ATGCAACATCCCCATGAAATAGTTTTAGCCAGTGGAAATCCCGGCAAAATTCGGGAGGTAAGCCAGATCCTTGCTAGACCAGGAATCACTATCTGGCCTCAATCTCAATTCAAAATCCAGGAAGTAGAAGAAACTGGTATTAGTTTCATCGAGAATGCCTTGATTAAGGCGCGTCACGCGGCGGCCCACAGCGGTCTTCCCGCCATTGCCGATGATTCGGGCCTCGCGGTCGATGCCTTGGAAGGCGCGCCGGGAGTTTGGTCGGCGCGTTACGCCGGTCCAGGAGCGAGTGACGCTGCCAATTTAGAGAAACTTTTGCGGGACATGGAACAGGTTCCTCCCGAGGAACGCACCGCCCAGTTTATTTGCGTTTTGGTTTATATGCGCCATCCACGCGATCCCACGCCAATTGTTTGCGAAGGAATCTGGGAGGGGCATCTCACTTATGCTCCAGTGGGAAACAATGGTTTTGGCTATGATCCGATTTTTTTTGTTCCTGGCCATGGTTGTACCTCAGCGCAACTGGCACCGGAAGTGAAAAACCAATTAAGCCACCGAGGTCAAGCACTACGACTTTTTATCGCCGCGTTGCAAGCTCGTCGCAGCGCGTCATGGATAGCAAGCGACCGCGTCGATGTAAGCCATTGCGAAGTGTAG